Proteins found in one Plasmodium knowlesi strain H genome assembly, chromosome: 12 genomic segment:
- a CDS encoding mitochondrial fission 1 protein, putative gives MDSPEFLKIELDRVKSDYENELSVDHVMPKTQFDYACMLICSSDLKNIQLASSLLHELLLINYNRIDCLYQLAIAHMKLRDYKKAKNYLNALLKIDARNSNALALKSLLFDLISSDGLIGALLVALTACGIYLSFKSFKFF, from the exons ATGGACAGCCCGGAGTTCCTAAAAATTGAGCTCGATAGAGTGAAGAGTGATTATGAAAAT GAACTATCCGTTGACCATGTAATGCCAAAGACTCAGTTCGACTACGCGTGCATGCTAATCTGTTCGTCGGACCTAAAGAACATCCAACTTGCCTCATCGCTACTGCACGAGCTGCTACTAATAAACTACAACCGAATCGATTGTCTGTATCAGCTAGCCATTGCACACATGAAATTGCGGGACTATAAAAAGGCGAAGAATTACCTAAACGCGTTACTCAAAATAGATGCCAGAAATAGCAATGCTCTGGCCCTGAAGAGTCTTCTCTTTGACTTAATCTCGTCGGACGGACTGATCGGCGCACTGCTCGTGGCCCTCACCGCCTGCGGTATTTACTTGTCATTCAAAtcgtttaaatttttttag